In a genomic window of Aggregatimonas sangjinii:
- a CDS encoding HD family phosphohydrolase → MRKFLDSIFKNQSLIYKYFLYVACLFCIVFFFPRGGQFKYEFQKGKPWQYENLYAPFDFSIRKTAEELSTEKAALSKDKTNYYVFDEGVASSVYSQFEEKFVEVFPRDSYSAQQLATLSTTGKEILDTLYTFGILQGDSVKDAVEPIYLVKNNEAFRTTFGKLYLQNDLNKTINGILRKKGLRSFSKSYQELFNTILRANVRFDKSLSDKVLRDKLSKVSNTRGTVDEGKLIIARGEVVESENLKILRSLKQEYESELWSASNYYFILFGYTVLVALVLIMLFLFIKKYRPLVYENNVKVTFIFFNILLMVFVTTLVVKYDESYIFVVPLCILPLILKTFFDARLGLFVHVLTVLILGFVVPNSFEYIFLQIIAGIVTILTVSELYKRANLFISVGQITLIYVVGYLAFHIIHEGNLDNILWATLALFILNGMITLFAQPLIYAYEKIFGLVSDVSLLELSDTNSKLLKALSNKAPGTFHHSLQVANLAEAAANEVGANAMLVRVGALYHDIGKINNPTYFIENQITNVNPHDDISPIDSAKIIIGHVIEGIEIARKNNLPDRVIDFIRCHHGTTLVYYFYKKQEELGSANKKDFTYPGPIPFSKETAILMMADSVEAASKSLKNPTFLIIDEFVDKIVAGQMAADQFLNADITFKEIEAIKKIFKQKLTNIYHLRVEYPE, encoded by the coding sequence ATGCGGAAATTCTTGGATTCCATTTTTAAAAATCAATCCCTTATCTATAAGTACTTCTTATATGTTGCTTGCCTATTCTGTATCGTGTTCTTTTTTCCTAGAGGTGGGCAGTTCAAGTATGAATTCCAGAAGGGGAAACCTTGGCAGTACGAAAACCTTTATGCTCCTTTTGACTTTTCGATTCGAAAGACCGCTGAGGAACTTTCAACTGAGAAAGCCGCATTATCTAAGGATAAGACCAATTATTACGTATTCGATGAGGGCGTAGCATCTAGCGTGTATTCTCAATTCGAAGAGAAATTTGTGGAGGTTTTTCCCCGAGATTCGTACAGCGCACAGCAACTAGCGACACTTTCCACAACCGGAAAAGAAATTTTAGATACGTTGTACACCTTCGGTATCCTTCAAGGGGATAGTGTAAAAGATGCGGTTGAACCCATATATCTGGTCAAGAATAACGAAGCTTTTCGCACCACTTTCGGAAAGCTTTATTTACAAAATGACCTCAATAAAACAATCAATGGCATATTACGTAAGAAAGGTCTACGAAGTTTTTCGAAATCCTATCAAGAATTATTCAACACCATATTGCGAGCCAATGTACGTTTTGATAAATCGCTATCAGATAAAGTGTTACGAGACAAACTTTCAAAAGTATCGAATACGCGAGGCACTGTAGATGAGGGAAAACTGATAATCGCCAGGGGCGAAGTGGTTGAATCTGAAAACCTAAAAATACTGCGGTCGCTAAAGCAGGAATACGAGTCCGAGCTTTGGTCGGCGAGCAACTACTATTTTATACTTTTTGGGTATACGGTTCTAGTGGCTTTGGTATTGATCATGCTCTTTCTCTTTATTAAGAAATACCGTCCCTTAGTTTACGAGAACAATGTGAAGGTAACTTTTATCTTTTTCAACATTCTACTTATGGTGTTCGTTACCACCTTGGTGGTAAAATACGATGAGTCCTATATTTTCGTGGTTCCCCTTTGTATACTCCCTTTGATTTTAAAGACATTTTTTGACGCGCGCCTTGGTCTTTTTGTTCACGTACTTACTGTTCTGATTTTAGGTTTTGTGGTGCCCAACAGTTTCGAGTACATCTTCTTACAGATTATTGCGGGTATTGTCACCATCCTTACGGTTTCGGAGCTGTATAAGAGGGCGAACCTCTTTATTTCGGTAGGGCAGATAACGCTTATTTATGTAGTTGGTTATTTGGCTTTCCATATCATTCATGAAGGAAATCTGGACAATATTCTTTGGGCAACCTTGGCATTGTTCATATTGAACGGAATGATCACGCTGTTCGCCCAACCTTTGATCTATGCCTATGAGAAGATTTTCGGCCTTGTTTCGGATGTTTCGTTACTAGAGCTTTCGGATACCAATTCAAAGTTGTTAAAAGCCTTGTCGAATAAGGCGCCAGGCACCTTTCATCATTCCTTACAAGTTGCAAATTTGGCAGAGGCCGCGGCCAACGAGGTAGGAGCCAATGCCATGTTGGTTAGGGTAGGGGCCTTGTATCATGATATTGGTAAAATAAACAACCCGACCTATTTTATAGAAAATCAGATTACCAATGTTAACCCACATGACGACATCTCACCAATTGATAGTGCCAAGATAATTATAGGACACGTCATCGAAGGCATCGAAATCGCCAGAAAGAATAATCTTCCCGATAGGGTAATCGATTTTATCAGATGTCACCACGGAACGACTTTGGTGTATTACTTCTACAAAAAGCAAGAAGAATTGGGGTCTGCCAACAAGAAGGATTTTACCTACCCCGGACCCATTCCTTTTTCAAAGGAAACAGCGATTCTCATGATGGCCGACTCCGTCGAGGCGGCTTCGAAAAGTTTAAAGAATCCGACTTTTTTGATTATAGATGAGTTTGTGGATAAAATTGTAGCTGGGCAAATGGCGGCCGACCAGTTTTTAAATGCGGATATTACTTTTAAGGAAATAGAGGCCATTAAAAAGATATTTAAGCAAAAACTGACCAATATCTATCATTTACGGGTTGAATATCCAGAATGA
- a CDS encoding site-specific integrase, whose protein sequence is MRTSTTFSIHFWLSLAKQKDGFAPIYARITVDGKRAEISLQRQTSVTYWDTKAKRTTARTADGKALNTYLDQVYAKLLRCHKQLSSDFELVTAKSIKARFIGQDERHKSLLELVTYHNENMIGVLKAGTLKNYFTTERYLKRFLVRKKKTNDVYLKHLTYSFIIDFEQYLRKGPSLQNRNPLNNNGVMKHLERLRKLMNLAMDLEWLDKNPFDRFKLKFNKYEKAFLSKQELKIFENSELKEKKLQTVKDIFVFSCYTGLSYSDVKGLKADNVSRE, encoded by the coding sequence ATGCGAACTTCAACGACTTTTAGTATTCATTTTTGGCTAAGTCTGGCCAAACAAAAAGATGGTTTTGCACCAATTTATGCGCGCATAACCGTAGACGGTAAAAGAGCAGAAATCAGCTTACAACGACAAACTTCGGTTACCTATTGGGATACCAAAGCAAAGAGAACTACTGCAAGAACCGCAGATGGCAAGGCTTTGAACACCTATCTCGACCAAGTCTACGCTAAATTGCTAAGATGTCATAAGCAGCTTTCTTCTGATTTTGAGTTAGTTACGGCTAAATCTATTAAGGCAAGGTTTATCGGGCAGGATGAAAGACACAAATCTTTACTGGAATTGGTCACCTATCACAACGAAAATATGATCGGGGTATTAAAGGCCGGGACCCTAAAAAACTATTTTACCACCGAGAGATACCTCAAACGTTTTCTAGTTCGAAAAAAGAAAACCAACGATGTTTACCTAAAGCATCTTACCTATAGTTTCATAATCGATTTCGAGCAATATCTCCGTAAGGGGCCTTCATTGCAAAATAGGAACCCATTGAACAATAACGGGGTTATGAAACATTTGGAACGTCTTCGAAAATTAATGAATCTGGCCATGGATTTGGAGTGGTTGGATAAAAATCCTTTTGATCGTTTTAAGCTTAAATTCAATAAGTACGAAAAGGCATTTCTTTCAAAGCAAGAATTGAAAATTTTTGAAAATAGTGAGCTTAAAGAAAAAAAATTGCAAACGGTCAAAGATATTTTTGTGTTTTCTTGTTACACCGGCCTGTCTTATTCCGATGTTAAAGGCCTTAAGGCGGATAATGTTAGTAGGGAATAG
- a CDS encoding site-specific integrase, producing the protein MDEASKILETYVEYPIKNNGKLLPVFSNQKVNLYLKDICKALGVEKNLTFHSARHTFATTVTLSNGVPIETVSKMLGHTKISTTQIYARVMETKVSLDMIALRSKLNDSDIHLEKRKSSVK; encoded by the coding sequence TTGGATGAGGCATCGAAGATTTTAGAGACATATGTCGAATATCCTATCAAAAACAATGGAAAGCTATTACCGGTATTTTCGAACCAGAAAGTGAATCTCTATCTTAAGGATATTTGTAAAGCCTTAGGGGTCGAGAAAAACCTGACCTTTCATTCCGCGCGACATACATTTGCCACCACGGTAACACTATCCAACGGGGTCCCTATTGAAACAGTTTCGAAAATGTTAGGGCACACAAAAATCTCAACAACCCAGATTTACGCTAGGGTCATGGAGACAAAAGTTTCGTTGGATATGATCGCGCTCAGAAGTAAGTTAAATGATAGTGATATCCATCTGGAGAAAAGAAAATCATCCGTAAAATAG
- a CDS encoding ParB/RepB/Spo0J family partition protein produces the protein MTTKTSTTRKRSKAKVATASKEQMNGKSVGLEILNLDIGKIKPDPEQPRKTFDEKHLEHLSQSIQEHGVLQPITVRKSGKDFVIVMGERRFRASKMANKKRIPCIVRDYENNEVLEIQIIENLQRQDVEPTEEAEAIAYLSEKYEPADIAKRLGRTDNFIRQRLKLAGLIDGFKRYVRNGEMTISLGVGVALFEPEEQQMMLETMGEDFSAHQINRMIKDQTYDLEKVSFDVTDKKLVPKAGSCVECPFNAVNQGNLFGEGKMVCTKSACFETKKSQSFLNLIEKSKKENVLLIPEIRKYWVDDENNQLVISKLKKNGLKVYLLDDVEIIENPIMPTIEAIKKEYQHYDYSEDELNGELEEATEGYNKELEAYNSAKENGFVVGIVFHPDTYQNKEVFLKVIEKSEDKSAEYSTPVSNRKMADCTPEEQIVKVKQREIRKKHIENNKQFEEVVKMIRETDYIDTKKTLSTVEMIAFSLTLYENNVDYVGRQRFFSKLLGNTSKMTDVEVVENFKKNFKKEIFHKLIRYILTKQVHFVENNHTNSLTNISFYNAMQGYYKSKIIIIEKEYAEIRNKREERLKERIAVLEKKVKALKE, from the coding sequence ATGACAACAAAAACGAGTACCACAAGAAAAAGAAGTAAAGCAAAAGTTGCTACTGCTTCTAAAGAACAAATGAATGGAAAGTCTGTAGGACTTGAAATCCTAAATCTGGACATTGGAAAGATTAAGCCTGACCCAGAACAGCCTAGAAAAACGTTTGATGAAAAGCATCTAGAACATCTTTCTCAAAGTATCCAAGAACACGGTGTACTGCAACCGATAACGGTAAGAAAATCTGGAAAAGATTTCGTTATCGTAATGGGCGAGAGAAGATTTCGCGCAAGCAAAATGGCAAATAAGAAAAGGATACCGTGTATCGTCAGAGATTATGAGAACAATGAAGTCTTAGAGATTCAAATTATCGAGAATCTACAACGACAGGATGTTGAGCCTACTGAAGAAGCTGAGGCGATTGCGTATTTAAGTGAAAAATATGAACCGGCTGATATCGCAAAACGATTAGGCAGAACCGACAACTTTATTAGACAGCGTCTAAAACTAGCTGGGTTGATAGATGGTTTTAAGCGATACGTTCGCAATGGTGAAATGACGATTTCGTTAGGTGTTGGTGTAGCGCTTTTTGAGCCAGAGGAACAGCAGATGATGTTGGAAACTATGGGCGAAGATTTTAGTGCCCATCAAATCAACAGAATGATTAAGGACCAAACCTACGACTTGGAAAAAGTATCTTTTGATGTAACTGATAAGAAGTTGGTTCCGAAAGCAGGTTCGTGCGTAGAATGTCCTTTCAATGCTGTAAATCAGGGAAATCTATTTGGTGAGGGTAAAATGGTCTGCACAAAATCAGCTTGTTTTGAAACGAAGAAAAGCCAGTCGTTCCTGAATCTTATCGAGAAATCCAAGAAAGAAAATGTTCTACTGATTCCTGAAATTAGAAAGTATTGGGTAGATGACGAGAACAATCAGCTCGTTATTTCAAAATTGAAAAAAAATGGCTTGAAGGTCTATCTGCTGGATGATGTTGAAATCATCGAAAATCCAATTATGCCAACAATAGAGGCCATCAAGAAAGAATACCAACATTACGACTATTCCGAGGATGAGTTGAATGGCGAACTTGAGGAAGCGACAGAGGGCTATAATAAAGAATTGGAAGCATACAATTCAGCCAAAGAAAATGGATTCGTGGTCGGTATCGTCTTTCATCCAGACACTTACCAAAACAAGGAAGTGTTTCTAAAGGTGATTGAAAAATCAGAAGATAAATCAGCTGAATATTCAACACCAGTGTCCAACAGAAAAATGGCAGATTGCACGCCCGAAGAACAAATAGTAAAGGTTAAACAAAGAGAAATCCGTAAAAAGCACATTGAGAACAACAAGCAGTTTGAAGAGGTAGTTAAGATGATTCGTGAGACCGACTACATCGATACCAAGAAGACACTATCCACAGTTGAAATGATTGCATTCTCTTTAACGCTCTATGAAAATAATGTGGATTATGTTGGAAGACAACGATTCTTTTCAAAGCTTTTGGGTAATACATCCAAGATGACAGATGTAGAAGTTGTAGAAAATTTCAAGAAGAATTTCAAAAAAGAAATCTTTCATAAGCTGATAAGGTATATCCTAACAAAGCAGGTGCATTTTGTCGAAAACAATCATACAAATAGCTTGACGAATATTTCATTTTATAACGCAATGCAAGGCTATTATAAATCCAAAATTATCATTATTGAAAAAGAATATGCTGAAATAAGAAATAAGCGTGAAGAACGGTTGAAAGAACGAATAGCAGTTCTTGAAAAGAAAGTCAAGGCGCTGAAAGAGTAG
- a CDS encoding DUF932 domain-containing protein → MYLQNLQQDEIFVSSEMKSLKSLTQMESRRGLENAIISNGKIVNVVSNSYGHIPNQLFFKKAEEMLTDAQLNFHKRTINKNDRSFITDFIIDDKSQFTVKNDKDLILPMLRFKNSYDGSEKTSGHFGFYRKLCSNGLHVSQAEIEFSIKHSKNNTHLIMPRLSNLFDKFLDNEFYTIIKKFDKMKEFKIIDTKEFVKAILDKTKLFRYECSDKNSDPSKKSREVIEILNYEALLLNEEPNLWLGYNAFNSVLHNTLKKSFGQQERLDKKLFEEVYEMA, encoded by the coding sequence ATGTATTTACAAAATTTACAGCAGGATGAAATCTTCGTTTCATCAGAAATGAAATCCTTAAAAAGTCTGACACAGATGGAATCCCGAAGAGGGCTTGAAAATGCCATCATCTCAAATGGAAAAATCGTAAATGTGGTCTCGAATAGCTACGGACACATTCCTAATCAACTGTTCTTCAAGAAAGCTGAAGAAATGCTAACCGATGCACAATTGAACTTCCATAAACGCACCATTAACAAGAATGACAGGTCGTTCATTACAGACTTTATCATAGACGACAAAAGCCAGTTTACGGTTAAGAACGATAAGGACTTGATATTGCCGATGCTTCGATTCAAAAATTCTTATGATGGAAGCGAAAAGACCTCTGGCCACTTCGGGTTTTACAGAAAATTGTGTTCCAATGGCTTACACGTTTCTCAAGCCGAAATTGAGTTTTCAATCAAGCACAGTAAGAACAATACACACCTTATTATGCCGAGGTTGAGTAATCTTTTCGATAAGTTTCTAGACAATGAATTCTATACTATAATCAAGAAATTTGATAAGATGAAAGAATTTAAAATCATCGACACAAAAGAGTTTGTAAAAGCAATCCTCGATAAGACTAAACTCTTCAGATATGAATGTAGCGATAAGAACAGTGACCCCTCAAAAAAGTCTCGTGAAGTCATTGAGATATTGAACTACGAAGCCTTGTTGCTCAATGAAGAACCGAATCTTTGGTTAGGTTACAATGCCTTTAATTCGGTTTTGCATAATACTTTGAAAAAGAGCTTTGGCCAGCAAGAACGATTGGACAAAAAGCTATTCGAAGAAGTGTATGAAATGGCTTAA
- a CDS encoding SDR family oxidoreductase yields MKNHKIALVTGANRGIGFAVAKELLKKDVTVIVTSRSEDDGIEAVKKLSEYGKVIYHQLDVTDKASINSCYAFAKAEFGKLDILINNAGINYDTHQNIENANLDEVLATFKTNAIAPLQMTQTFLPLLRNSDRASIVNVSSGSGALASQDGSTPGYSLSKLGLNGITLALANQLKNDGILVNSVCPGWVRTDMGGGNADRSPEKGAETIVWTALLKDGIMTGKFFRDKQVLEW; encoded by the coding sequence ATGAAGAATCATAAAATAGCTCTGGTAACCGGCGCAAACCGAGGTATCGGCTTTGCAGTTGCCAAGGAATTGCTCAAAAAAGACGTTACGGTTATCGTAACCAGCCGTTCGGAAGATGATGGAATCGAAGCGGTAAAAAAGCTTTCTGAATATGGAAAGGTGATTTACCATCAGCTCGATGTGACGGATAAAGCGAGCATAAATAGTTGCTACGCTTTCGCGAAAGCGGAATTCGGAAAACTCGATATCCTCATTAACAATGCAGGTATTAATTATGATACTCACCAAAACATTGAAAATGCCAATCTAGATGAAGTCCTTGCCACATTCAAAACAAATGCAATAGCACCTCTGCAAATGACGCAGACCTTTCTTCCGTTACTCAGAAATAGCGATAGGGCAAGCATTGTCAATGTATCCAGTGGTTCGGGCGCATTGGCCAGCCAAGATGGTAGTACGCCAGGATATAGTTTATCCAAATTAGGATTGAACGGAATCACACTCGCCCTTGCGAATCAATTAAAAAACGATGGGATTCTCGTAAACTCAGTCTGTCCTGGTTGGGTACGTACCGATATGGGTGGCGGTAATGCGGATAGATCTCCTGAAAAAGGTGCGGAAACCATAGTGTGGACAGCTTTATTGAAAGATGGTATTATGACAGGTAAATTTTTTAGGGATAAACAGGTTCTTGAATGGTAA
- a CDS encoding SDR family NAD(P)-dependent oxidoreductase, producing the protein MKRRELIKTGGLALMGLGTGTAVNAMASTNENKLPITKRFENKVVVVTGATSGIGKATAIAFALEGAKVAFLGRREKLGKEVETQIRNAGGEATFVQTDIRNEEEVIRFFQLVKEKYGNVHIAFNNAGIVFGLDNLKGNKPIAEIKTEAFDDVWKTNTRGTFISMKNEIPQMLANEAWGRYGLKGVIINNSSVSAHGGFAGISPYSVSKHGVSGLTKGGALDYGKNGIRVVAISPGGVDTPMRRAAIEAQGANPDEAQAPNIQHRTNTVEEMADIVLFLASADAPSSIQGIDLDVTMGMLTGPFAPPKLQ; encoded by the coding sequence ATGAAACGAAGAGAATTAATAAAAACAGGTGGTCTAGCACTTATGGGGCTAGGAACGGGAACAGCAGTTAATGCGATGGCAAGTACTAATGAGAATAAGCTTCCTATCACAAAAAGATTTGAAAATAAGGTAGTGGTAGTGACCGGTGCCACTTCTGGAATCGGAAAGGCTACCGCGATAGCTTTTGCATTAGAAGGCGCAAAAGTTGCATTTCTAGGGCGAAGGGAAAAATTAGGCAAAGAAGTAGAAACCCAAATCCGAAATGCTGGTGGTGAAGCCACTTTTGTTCAGACTGATATTAGAAATGAGGAAGAAGTTATAAGATTTTTTCAGCTCGTAAAAGAGAAATATGGAAATGTACATATCGCCTTCAACAATGCAGGAATCGTCTTTGGATTGGATAATTTAAAAGGGAATAAACCCATTGCAGAAATAAAAACGGAAGCATTTGACGATGTTTGGAAAACCAACACGCGAGGCACATTTATCAGTATGAAAAATGAGATTCCGCAAATGCTGGCAAATGAGGCTTGGGGAAGGTATGGACTCAAAGGGGTAATCATAAATAACTCAAGTGTATCTGCTCACGGTGGTTTTGCTGGTATTTCACCATATTCCGTGAGCAAACACGGCGTAAGTGGCCTTACTAAAGGTGGCGCCTTGGATTATGGAAAAAATGGGATAAGAGTCGTGGCAATTTCACCAGGCGGTGTAGATACACCTATGCGAAGGGCCGCCATAGAAGCGCAAGGCGCAAATCCGGATGAAGCCCAAGCACCAAATATTCAACACAGAACAAATACGGTAGAAGAAATGGCAGACATTGTACTATTTCTAGCATCTGCAGATGCGCCGTCTTCCATTCAAGGGATAGATTTAGATGTAACAATGGGTATGCTTACAGGACCCTTTGCGCCACCAAAACTTCAATAA
- a CDS encoding nuclear transport factor 2 family protein gives MKKIGIVVAILIGIMACKNGNQDNNLKNETAMNTIEVKQNDTEQKAIRAVAKTLFEATDNRDWNAVKETMTDSVYVDYTSLGGDAGFKSPDDIVGGWQQVLPGFERTVHQVHNFAIWIAGNRATATLDGIATHFLDDKEWTVFVGYDTEYINENGKWKLARIDASLFEQSGDTSLPALAMQRVKDGRVIAFAKAEQDKTAVIDNFFKALEERKLEDVLASFTDDAKQEMPLSPENFPKVLDGVSEIKNQYTGVMNYVQEYDVEYLTTQNPNVYIAKYKGTVTTNEGKPYNNSYVGIFTLKGDKISNFVEYFNPNVLLSGWPGLQPVHYSMHDAGARTDSGVSLKEVNFNSNGVNLRGHLFLPPNFDESKKYPSAIVTGSWTSIKEQMPDEYASILAKDGFITLTFDFTGFGESEGQPRQVEDYNLKIADIKSAVDFLETHPNIDMDELSALGVCASSGYMAHATAQDERITRLILVAPWLHNAEIAKSIYDMRPGGTDGLLKAAEEAKKRFAETGEMEYVLAASELDPLSAMYVPHGAFDYYLNPGKAAGPKYDNRFAVSSWKPWLTFDGISAGKEIKQPVFIVHSESGAVPQGAKQFYELLDGKKEIKWLNDYNQQQLYYEEDAVSAAMNEVVNYLK, from the coding sequence ATGAAAAAAATAGGAATCGTAGTAGCCATATTAATAGGAATAATGGCCTGCAAAAACGGAAATCAAGACAATAACCTTAAAAACGAAACAGCTATGAACACAATAGAAGTAAAACAGAACGACACAGAACAAAAAGCCATCCGAGCTGTGGCCAAAACCTTATTTGAAGCTACGGACAATAGAGATTGGAATGCGGTAAAAGAAACGATGACCGATTCGGTCTATGTAGATTATACCTCTTTAGGCGGTGATGCAGGGTTTAAAAGTCCCGATGACATCGTAGGCGGTTGGCAACAGGTATTGCCCGGCTTTGAAAGAACCGTGCACCAAGTACATAATTTTGCGATTTGGATAGCGGGAAACCGAGCTACAGCAACACTTGACGGTATCGCCACACACTTTTTGGACGATAAGGAATGGACGGTCTTCGTGGGCTATGATACTGAATATATCAACGAGAACGGAAAATGGAAACTGGCACGTATCGATGCATCCTTATTCGAGCAATCGGGTGACACTTCGTTACCGGCATTAGCAATGCAACGGGTAAAGGATGGTAGGGTTATCGCTTTCGCGAAAGCGGAACAAGATAAAACGGCGGTTATCGACAATTTTTTTAAGGCTTTGGAAGAACGAAAACTAGAAGACGTATTGGCATCGTTCACAGATGACGCTAAACAGGAAATGCCACTATCGCCCGAGAATTTTCCAAAGGTATTGGACGGCGTTTCGGAAATCAAGAATCAATATACAGGCGTAATGAACTACGTTCAAGAATACGATGTGGAATACCTGACCACCCAAAATCCGAATGTCTATATCGCCAAATATAAAGGCACTGTTACCACAAACGAAGGCAAACCTTATAACAATAGCTATGTGGGCATCTTTACGTTAAAAGGTGATAAAATCTCAAATTTCGTAGAATACTTTAATCCCAATGTACTATTGAGCGGATGGCCCGGATTACAGCCTGTACATTATTCTATGCACGATGCAGGCGCGAGAACTGACAGTGGTGTTTCCTTAAAGGAAGTAAATTTCAATAGTAACGGTGTAAATCTCAGAGGTCATCTGTTTCTACCACCAAACTTTGACGAGAGCAAAAAATATCCGTCGGCCATCGTAACGGGAAGCTGGACGAGTATCAAAGAGCAAATGCCCGATGAATATGCAAGTATTTTGGCCAAGGATGGTTTTATCACCTTGACCTTCGACTTTACCGGTTTTGGTGAAAGTGAAGGACAGCCCAGACAAGTTGAAGATTACAACCTGAAAATTGCCGATATCAAGAGTGCCGTAGATTTTTTGGAAACACACCCTAACATCGATATGGATGAGCTATCCGCCCTCGGTGTTTGTGCAAGTTCGGGCTATATGGCACACGCTACCGCACAGGATGAGCGTATCACAAGATTGATACTAGTAGCACCTTGGTTACATAATGCAGAAATCGCCAAAAGCATTTACGATATGCGACCAGGCGGAACGGATGGTCTCTTAAAGGCAGCCGAAGAAGCCAAAAAGAGGTTTGCCGAAACTGGCGAGATGGAATATGTTTTAGCCGCTAGTGAGCTCGACCCATTAAGCGCAATGTATGTTCCTCACGGCGCATTTGACTATTACTTAAATCCCGGAAAAGCAGCAGGACCAAAATACGATAATCGCTTTGCAGTGAGCAGCTGGAAACCTTGGTTGACGTTTGATGGTATTTCCGCAGGAAAAGAAATCAAACAACCTGTCTTTATCGTGCATAGTGAGAGCGGTGCCGTACCACAAGGTGCGAAGCAGTTCTATGAACTATTGGATGGTAAAAAAGAAATCAAATGGTTGAATGACTATAACCAACAGCAACTTTATTATGAAGAAGACGCGGTGAGTGCTGCGATGAACGAGGTTGTTAATTATTTGAAGTAA
- a CDS encoding helix-turn-helix domain-containing protein, translating to MLYEQQDSFSTQIISGYLWALLNTIKRIWSGRKKKEEHINGRTALVARFELEVSKHLNASMQVADYADIFCMTPKHLSATIKYACGQSAKMLIDGAMLNEAKSLLTHTEFTVSEIAFQLGYADHSSFSRFFKRLTNISPGQFRLHPKSGHKKR from the coding sequence TTGCTCTATGAACAGCAAGATTCATTCTCGACTCAGATTATCAGTGGATACCTATGGGCATTATTGAATACCATTAAAAGAATATGGTCTGGTCGGAAGAAAAAAGAGGAACACATAAATGGTCGTACCGCACTCGTGGCACGATTTGAACTGGAAGTAAGCAAACATCTCAACGCCAGTATGCAAGTGGCGGATTATGCGGATATTTTCTGTATGACCCCAAAACATCTCTCAGCGACCATTAAGTACGCCTGCGGACAAAGTGCCAAAATGCTTATCGATGGCGCAATGCTTAACGAAGCTAAAAGTCTTCTTACGCATACCGAATTTACCGTTTCTGAAATTGCCTTTCAATTGGGCTATGCAGACCATTCTTCGTTTTCCCGATTTTTCAAGCGTCTTACAAATATTTCGCCAGGACAATTTCGACTACATCCGAAATCTGGTCACAAAAAGCGGTAA